Genomic segment of Microbacterium sp. BH-3-3-3:
GCGCGGGGCACCGTGCGGGCGGATCATCGACGGGCGACGCATGAACAGCACGGCGACCAGGCCGACCGCGATCACGATGATCGGCAGCAGCAGCGATTGCCCCATCGCCGCCGAGAAGCCATCGACCACCTGCGGCGGAAGCGTCCCGCCGCCGAAGCTCGCCCCGGCATCCGCGGCCCCCGGCAGGTTCGCCTCGAGACGCGCCTGCATGAACGCGGCGATGGATGCCGAGCCGATCACCGAGCCGACGGTGCGCGTGGTGTTGTAGATGCCGGCGCCGGCACCCGCCTGGCGCGGCGGCAGGTTGCGCGTCGCGGTCGTGGCCAGCGGGCCCCACATGCCGGCGTTGCCGATGCCCATGAAGGCCGCGGGGATGAGGAAGGCCCAGATCGGCGCGTCGTTCAGGATGAGCGCGGCGTAGAGCCCGAGCGAGCCGCCGACGAGCAGCAGACCGGGGACGAGCAGGAATCGCGGGTCGGTCCGGTCGAGCAGCTTGCCCGCGAAGGGCGCGAGCACGCCCGACAGGATCGCCAGCGGGATGAGCAGCAGCGCCGACTCGGTCGGGGTGAGACCACGGGCGAGCTGCAGGTAGAACATCTGCGGCAACGCCATGCTCGTCACGGTGAAACCGACCGCGGCGATGGCGAGGTTCGCGATCGAGAAGTTGCGCTCCCGGAACAGTTCGAGCGGCACGAGGGGTTCGCCCTTGCTGCGCGCCTGCGTCCAGATGAACACGCCCATCACGACCACACCGGCGACGACCATCGCCCAGATCCACGCCGCCCACGAGTAGTGCTCGCCCTCCTGCAGGCCGAACACGATGAGGAACAGACCGACGGCGCTCAGCACGACGCCGAGGATGTCGAACTTGTGCGCGGTGCGCGGCAGCTGGGGCACCAGGATGACCGCGGCGATGAAGCCGATGATGCCGACGGGGATGTTGATGAAGAAGATCCACTCCCACCCGAGGCCGTCGACGAGCAGGCCACCGGCCAGCGGGCCGACGAGGGTGGCGACACCGGCGGTCGCTCCCCACAGACCCATGGCGGCGCCGCGATTCTGCGCCGGGAAGGTACGGGTGATGACGGCCATCGTCTGGGGTGTCATGAGGGCGGCGCCCAGACCCTGCACCGCGCGAGCGACGATCAGCATCTCGAGCGAGGGGGCCAGCCCGCACGCGAGCGAGGCGAGGGTGAAGATCGCGAGGCCCGTGAGGTAGACGTTCTTCGGGCCGAAGCGGTCGCCGAGGCGGCCGGTGATGAGCAGCGGCACGGCGTAGGTGAGCAGGTAGGCCGAGGTGACCCACACGACGTTGTCGAGGTTGTTGGTGTCGGGGTCGAGGGCGGCCTTGATGGCGGGGTTCGCCACCGAGACGATCGTGGTGTCGACCAGGATCATGAAGAACCCGATGACCAGCGCCCAAAGGGCGGGCCAGGGGCTGCGTTCGGTGCGGGTGGATCCCGTACGAGTGGATGCCGTGGAGGCGGCGCGGGAGTCGGTCATGGGGTGGTCTCCTTTGAGACGCGGTGCTTCTTCTTGATGTGTTCGGGGATTTCGGCGATGCCCCAGGCGAGGGAGCGGTCGGCGAGACGCGCACGCAGGGAGTCCTGCCACGCGAGTTCGGCGTCGAGCAGAGCGGACTGCCGCTGCAGCTCGACGAGGAATTGTTCGGGGGTCTCAGACGTGGCGGCCTTGTCGAGACCGGCGCGATGCTCGTCGACCGAGGCGAGGAGCAGGGCGCGGCGTCGGTCGAGCAGGGCCATGACCTCGTCGCGCGGGAGGTTGTGGGCCTCCGACAGCGCGACGCGGAAGTCACTGGCCCGGTCGATCTGGGGGAGCTCGGCGCGCACCCACTGCTCGACGGCCCGGCGCCCGGCATCCCGCAGTGTGTAGGTGGTGCGCTCGGGGCGGTTGCCGTCGCGATCGACGCCGACCTCGGCGAGCAGGCCGTCGCGTTCGAGGCGGGCGACCGCGTGGTAAATCGTGCCCTTCTGCAGGGGGACGAGGCGATCGTCGCGCCGCTCCTTGAGCAAGCGCACCATCTCGTAGGGGTGCATGTCGGCCTCGCGCAGGGTGGCGAGGATCATGACCGCGATCGGGGTGAGGCGGGGCTGCTCCGGCATCCGTCCCCCTCATGGTCTGTGTCGACTAGTCCACGTGGACTATACGCCTCCGCTTGGCGTGACGCGAGCCGGGGGGGGGGGGGGGGGGTGAACGTTGAGTGTCCAGAACACGCCGCAGTCGGGGCGCTCCATGCGGCGCGTCTTGGACACTCAACGGGCTCGCGAGCGCGGCGACTCACGCGCGCGTGCCGGGGAGCGCGGAGCGGGGAGCGCGGAGCGGGCCAGGATGCCGCGACGCGACACGCGAATGTCCACGACACCCGGGCCGCGTGGCACGGCATCCGGGAGTCGTGGACGTTCAGCGGGACAGCGCCCTACGACTCCGGCGACGCCGGGGCGTCCGACTCAGGAGCCGACGCGGTGACCGACTTGCGCGGACGCCAGCGCGCCGGCAGGCCGAAGATGCCCCGTTGGTTGGGCTCCTCGACCTCGAGGCCGTAGTGCTCGCCGATCGAGTCGCGCAAGTGCGCGCGCTCGGCCTTGTCGTACGCCTTCATCTCACGGCGGAACGCCACGACTGTGGCCCAGCAGATCGCCAGCAGTACGACGCTGAACGGCAGCGCGATGCTGATCGCCGCCGTCTGCAGCGCGGTGAGACCACCGGCCAGCAGCAGGGCGAACGCGATGAGCGAGGTCGCCAGGGTGAAGAAGATGCGCACCCACCGCTTGGGCTCCTCTTCGCCGCCCGTCGCGATCATGCCCATCACCAGCGCGCCCGAGTCGGCCGAGGTGACGAAGAAGATCCCGATGAGCACGAGGAAGCCGATGGCCAGGAACACGGTGCCGGGAATGCCCTCGAGCATCTGGAACAGCGCCGTCGAGACGTTCACCGAGCCGTCGGAACCGAGCAGCGACACGCTGCCGGTGAGCTCGCCGTAGATCGCGGTGCCACCGAGCACGGTGAACCACAGGATGCCGACGAGCGTGGGCACCAGGATCACGCCGGTGACGAACTCGCGCACCGTGCGGCCGCGCGAGATACGCGCGATGAAGATCCCCACGAAGGGGGCCCACGAGATCCACCAGCCCCAGTAGAACGAGGTCCAGGTCCCCTGCCAGGCGACCCCGTCTTCACCGGAATAGGCGCTGGTCGTGAACGACAGCCCGACGAAGTTCTGGATGTAGTTGCCGATCGACTGCACCACGTCGCGCAGCAGGAACTCGGTGGGACCGGCGAACAGCAGGTAGAGCATGAGCGCGCCGGCGAGCACGAGGTTGATGTTCGACAGCCACTTCATGCCCTTGCCGACCCCCGAGAGCACCGAGAACAGCACGAAGCCGGTGATGATGCCGACGATGATGGCCTCGCTGATCGCCGACGGCGCGACGATGCCCAGGTAGTCCAGGCCCGCACTGATCTGGATGACGCCCAGACCCAGCGATGTCGCCACACCGAAGAGCGTGCCGACCAGGGCCGCCACGTCGACGGCGTTGCCCCAGGCGCCCTGCACGAGGCGCGCCCCGAGGATCGGCTCCAGCGCCCAGCGGATGGTGCGCGGGCGCTTGCGGCGGTGGAACGCGTAGGCGAGGGCGAGGCCGATGACGACGTAGATCGACCAGGCGTGCACGCCCCAGTGCAGGAACGTCTGCGACATCGCCTGCTGGGCGAGCTGGTTCGGGGTCCCCTCCACGCCCGGGCGGGGCTGGGCGAAGTGGCTGAGCGGCTCGCTCACGCCGTAGAACACCAGGCCGATGCCCATTCCCGCCGCGAACAGCAGCGAGAACCACGACATGGTCGAGAACTCGGGCTCGTCGTCGTCCTGGCCGAGCTTGATCGTGCCGAAGCGGCTGAAGCCCATCGCGAGGGCGAAGACGACGAAGAACGCCGCGATCAACACGTAGTACCAGTTGAAGGCCGAGACGATGGTGGTCTGGACGGCGCCGAAGGTGGCTTCGGCCGCTTGGGGGAAGAGCATGGCGAAGGCGATGAACGCCAGAGCGATGCCGGCGGCGGGCCAGAAGACCCAGCCGCGAATGGTCTTGTGGCGACTACCCAGGTGTGGGTCGATGTTCACCGCGGTGTCGGGGGCTGCCTCGGTCATTCCTCCGAGGGTAGTCAACAGCCGCGCGCGAGCCCGGGGGCGGGCACCGCGAGGCCGCATATGACACAATCCGCGCCGATGAAGAGGCCGCGCCTCCGCAATAATGAGCGTGTGACCACCGCTCCCCCGCTCGAGTTCCCCGGCTGGCGCCACATCTACTCCGGCAAGGTGCGCGATCTCTACGTTCCCGCCGGCACCGCCGATGAGGCCGCCCCGACGCACCTGCTGGTGGTCGCCAGCGACCGCGTGAGCGCCTTCGACCACGTGCTCGCACCCGGCATCCCCGACAAGGGCACGCTGCTGACCACGCTCAGCCTGTGGTGGTTCGACCAGCTCGCGGGCGCCGATGGCGGTCGCGGCATCGCGAACCACCTCGCGGCCGACCACGCCCTCGTGGGCGACGAGGCCGTCGAACTGATCCCGGATGCCGTGCGCGGACGCGCCATGCTCGTGCGCTCCCTCGATATGCAGCCGATCGAATGCGTCGTACGCGGGTACCTCACCGGATCGGGCTGGGCGGAGTACCGCGACTCGGGCACCGTGTGCGGCATCCCGCTGCCCGCCGGCCTGAACGACGGCGACCGCCTGCCGGAGCCGCTGTACACCCCGGCGTTCAAAGCGCCCATGGGCGAGCACGACGAGAACATCACGTTCGAGCGGTCGGTCGAGCTCGTCGGCTCCGACACCGCCGAGGCGCTGCGCGAGCTGTCGCTCGAGATCTACCGCCGCGCCGCCGCCACCGCCGAGGCGCACGGCCTGATCCTCGCCGACACCAAGTTCGAGTTCGGATACGACGCCGACGGCGTGCTGACACTCGCCGACGAGGTGCTGACCTCGGATTCCTCCCGCTACTGGGATGCCGAGGCCTGGCGCACCGGGTCCACCGCGGCCGAGCGCATGGCGAGCTTCGACAAGCAGATCGTGCGCAACTGGCTCGCCGACAACTGGGACAAGCAGGGCGAGCCCCCCGCGCTCCCGGCCGAGATCGTCACCCGCACCCGCGACCGCTACGCCGAACTCCTGCGCCTCCTGACCGCCTGACCCCCTTCCCCCTCGCGAGATCACGCGCTGTCGCCGAGACACCACGACACGACGTGTGACCTCGCCGATGCCGTGTGATCTCGGCATCCGATCACGACCTCACGAGGAGACACATGTTCCGCTGGAAGCTGCACGGAAACGGGCGCACCGTCGCACCGGGAGCGGTCGTCGCACCCGGCGAGCGCCTCAACTGGGGCGCCACGGTCGCGATCGGCCTTCAGCACGTCATCGCGATGTTCGGCGCCACCTTCCTGGTGCCGGTGCTCACCGGGTTCCCGGTGTCGACGACACTGCTGTTCTCGGGCGTCGGCACGCTGCTGTTCCTGCTCGTCACGCGCAACCGCCTCCCCAGCTACCTCGGCTCGTCGTTCGCGTTCATCGCGCCGGTGACCGCGGCCACCGCGACCGCGGGCATGGGTTCCGCCCTCGCGGGCATCGTGGCCGTCGGCATCCTGCTCGCCGCCATCGGCTTCGTCGTGCAGTTCGTCGGCCTCGGATGGGTCGACAAGGTGATGCCGCCGGTCGTGGCCGGCGCGATCGTGGCCCTCATCGGCTTCAACCTGGCGCCCGTGGCGTGGTCGAACTTCCAGCTCCAGCCGCTGCCCGGCACCATCACGCTGGTCGCCGTCATCCTGTTCAGCGTGTTGTTCCGCGGCTTCCTCGGCCGCATCTCGATCTTCCTCGGCGTGATCGTCGGCTACGTCGCCACGGTGCTGATCCAGGCCGGCACGGGCGAGAAGCTCATCGACTTCGCCGCCGTCGAAGCCGCTCCGTGGGTGGGCTGGCCCGAGTTCCACCTCGCCGACTTCGCGTCGCCGCAGACGTGGTCGGTCATCGCGATGTTCCTTCCCGTGGTGCTGGTGCTCGTGGCCGAGAACGTCGGCCACGTACGCGGGGTCGCCGCCATGACCGATGCCACCGCCAACCGCTCCACCGGCCGCGCCCTCATCGCCGACGGGGTGGCGACGACCATCGCGGGCACCTTCGGCGGCTCGGGCACCACGACGTACGGCGAGAACATCGGCGTCATGGCCGCCACCCGCGTGTACTCCACGGCCGTCTACTGGGTGGCCGGTCTCGCGGCGATCGTGTTGAGCCTGTCGCCCAAGGTGGGCGCGGTGTTCAACACCATTCCGCCGGGCGTGCTCGGTGGTGTCACCACGGCGCTCTACGGCCTGATCGGGATCATCGGCATCAAGATCTGGGTCGACAACCGCGTCGACTTCTCGCGCCCGGTCAACCAGTACACCGGCGCCGTCGCGCTGGTGCTGGCCATCGCCGGCTTCACGATGCAGTTCGGCGACTTCCAGCTCGGGGCCATCGTGCTGGGCTCGGTCGCGGCGCTCGTGATCTACCACCTCGGCAACGCCATCGCCCGAGCGCGCAAGACCGGCGCCGACGACGGCGGCCCGATCCCCGCGGTGGGGCCGCTGGGCGGCGACCCGAGCTGACGCCGGGCGCGCCCCTCGCCGGGCGCCCTCCTCGCCGAGACCGCATCCGTTTGCCGAAACCGCACGCGATTGCCGCCGAAAGGCTGCGGTCTCGACAATCGGATGCGGTCTCGACGGCGCAGGCCGCCCGGGCGCCACGGCGAGCCGACCCCCGCCGTCCGGGGCGCGACGGCGGGCCGAACTCCTGATCGGTCACGCGGCCGGGAGCGCTCGTGGGCGGAAACGCCGGCGACGCTCGGGAAATTCAAGAGTCCGGCACGTCGGTCCCCCGCCCCGCGCGGGCAGACCCGCGAGCGCGCGCGCCGCGCGGGCAGGCCGGCAGCCGGCGTGGCGGGGGTACGCGCACCGGGCGGGCGGACCCGCCTGGCCCCGCTCGCGGGCGCCGGACGTGGCGGCGGGGCGCAGCACACCCGCCGCCGTCCCGCAAGCGGGCATACGCCGCGCACGGGCGTCGATAGCGTCGGGCCTCTCGGCGAGGGTGCCCGACCGGCGCCTCGCCACCGATGACGAGGAAGGCACGATCATGGCATCCGGAACCTCCGACCCCTCGCAGCCCGCGGCGGACGAGAACCTGCACGACGCGCCCGACGACGAGGGCACGCCCAAGCCGGGCGGCCTGGGCACCGACGGGACCATCCCCAACGATCCCGACGGGGTCGCGGCCGGGCACTCCGCCACCGCCTCGCACTTCAACCCGGAGGAAGACGAGCAGTCCGACTGACCGCTCCTCGCTCGGTGACCGGTGGTGCGGACCGCCGGTCACCGTCGTGCCTGTCGCGTAGAATGAGTGACGGTGCGTCGGGAAGTCTGGTCGACATTCTGTCGACCGACCCCTGAGGAATCGCGATGACCCAGAACGACCTCCGTGCCCCGCGCTGGCCCGGCTACGCCGAAGTGCACCGCGTCACCACGATCCTCCGCCGCGAGTCCGTCGGCGGCCTGCTGCTCGTCATCGCGGCCGTCGTCGCCATCGTGTGGGCCAACTCGCCCGCCTCCGACTCCTATTTCGCGCTGCGCGACTTCCGCTTCGGCTACGAGCC
This window contains:
- a CDS encoding BCCT family transporter, whose product is MTEAAPDTAVNIDPHLGSRHKTIRGWVFWPAAGIALAFIAFAMLFPQAAEATFGAVQTTIVSAFNWYYVLIAAFFVVFALAMGFSRFGTIKLGQDDDEPEFSTMSWFSLLFAAGMGIGLVFYGVSEPLSHFAQPRPGVEGTPNQLAQQAMSQTFLHWGVHAWSIYVVIGLALAYAFHRRKRPRTIRWALEPILGARLVQGAWGNAVDVAALVGTLFGVATSLGLGVIQISAGLDYLGIVAPSAISEAIIVGIITGFVLFSVLSGVGKGMKWLSNINLVLAGALMLYLLFAGPTEFLLRDVVQSIGNYIQNFVGLSFTTSAYSGEDGVAWQGTWTSFYWGWWISWAPFVGIFIARISRGRTVREFVTGVILVPTLVGILWFTVLGGTAIYGELTGSVSLLGSDGSVNVSTALFQMLEGIPGTVFLAIGFLVLIGIFFVTSADSGALVMGMIATGGEEEPKRWVRIFFTLATSLIAFALLLAGGLTALQTAAISIALPFSVVLLAICWATVVAFRREMKAYDKAERAHLRDSIGEHYGLEVEEPNQRGIFGLPARWRPRKSVTASAPESDAPASPES
- a CDS encoding PadR family transcriptional regulator, whose translation is MPEQPRLTPIAVMILATLREADMHPYEMVRLLKERRDDRLVPLQKGTIYHAVARLERDGLLAEVGVDRDGNRPERTTYTLRDAGRRAVEQWVRAELPQIDRASDFRVALSEAHNLPRDEVMALLDRRRALLLASVDEHRAGLDKAATSETPEQFLVELQRQSALLDAELAWQDSLRARLADRSLAWGIAEIPEHIKKKHRVSKETTP
- a CDS encoding uracil-xanthine permease family protein, translated to MFRWKLHGNGRTVAPGAVVAPGERLNWGATVAIGLQHVIAMFGATFLVPVLTGFPVSTTLLFSGVGTLLFLLVTRNRLPSYLGSSFAFIAPVTAATATAGMGSALAGIVAVGILLAAIGFVVQFVGLGWVDKVMPPVVAGAIVALIGFNLAPVAWSNFQLQPLPGTITLVAVILFSVLFRGFLGRISIFLGVIVGYVATVLIQAGTGEKLIDFAAVEAAPWVGWPEFHLADFASPQTWSVIAMFLPVVLVLVAENVGHVRGVAAMTDATANRSTGRALIADGVATTIAGTFGGSGTTTYGENIGVMAATRVYSTAVYWVAGLAAIVLSLSPKVGAVFNTIPPGVLGGVTTALYGLIGIIGIKIWVDNRVDFSRPVNQYTGAVALVLAIAGFTMQFGDFQLGAIVLGSVAALVIYHLGNAIARARKTGADDGGPIPAVGPLGGDPS
- a CDS encoding phosphoribosylaminoimidazolesuccinocarboxamide synthase encodes the protein MKRPRLRNNERVTTAPPLEFPGWRHIYSGKVRDLYVPAGTADEAAPTHLLVVASDRVSAFDHVLAPGIPDKGTLLTTLSLWWFDQLAGADGGRGIANHLAADHALVGDEAVELIPDAVRGRAMLVRSLDMQPIECVVRGYLTGSGWAEYRDSGTVCGIPLPAGLNDGDRLPEPLYTPAFKAPMGEHDENITFERSVELVGSDTAEALRELSLEIYRRAAATAEAHGLILADTKFEFGYDADGVLTLADEVLTSDSSRYWDAEAWRTGSTAAERMASFDKQIVRNWLADNWDKQGEPPALPAEIVTRTRDRYAELLRLLTA
- a CDS encoding MFS transporter, translating into MTDSRAASTASTRTGSTRTERSPWPALWALVIGFFMILVDTTIVSVANPAIKAALDPDTNNLDNVVWVTSAYLLTYAVPLLITGRLGDRFGPKNVYLTGLAIFTLASLACGLAPSLEMLIVARAVQGLGAALMTPQTMAVITRTFPAQNRGAAMGLWGATAGVATLVGPLAGGLLVDGLGWEWIFFINIPVGIIGFIAAVILVPQLPRTAHKFDILGVVLSAVGLFLIVFGLQEGEHYSWAAWIWAMVVAGVVVMGVFIWTQARSKGEPLVPLELFRERNFSIANLAIAAVGFTVTSMALPQMFYLQLARGLTPTESALLLIPLAILSGVLAPFAGKLLDRTDPRFLLVPGLLLVGGSLGLYAALILNDAPIWAFLIPAAFMGIGNAGMWGPLATTATRNLPPRQAGAGAGIYNTTRTVGSVIGSASIAAFMQARLEANLPGAADAGASFGGGTLPPQVVDGFSAAMGQSLLLPIIVIAVGLVAVLFMRRPSMIRPHGAPREAEPAAQAAPVAARE